AGTTAGTTGATTATAAACTAAACCAAGTTAGCAAGCAAAAAATTAAGTATTGCCTCCTTAATCCTAGACAGCCAAACTTGGATGTGATTTTTCACGTACCCGCTGCAACAAGTCAACAACACAATACATGGTACATATAAGACTTCTCAAACACATAAGGACATTTTCATTAGCTGGGCTCTGAAAACCTACTCCCATCAAGTTAATAACTGCCAAAAAATATTCCAATGCAATTATTTGAAAGAGATAGAACTACTCAAGGTTTTAATAAATTGGAGACTTTTCTAAGGGTACGTATTACATGTGTACACGTAATTAGCAAGATATTAACTTTTTTACAATCCACATATATCTTCCACCGAAGCAAAAATCATGTTCGAGCTAGATAAAATCATTGTGATCACTAGCAAAACTAATAAgagaaataatattaaaaaaaaaagataaaagaagaagagagaagagtAGTGGATCAATACAATATGAAAATGTGAATAAATCAtatctcttatttatttttgtggACAAAATTCtcattgttaattttttaactCCAACTCGAACAAAGCAACACCAAGTGATGGTGTAGAATAGCGGAAGTTATATGATATGGGTGTGTGAGCCAATGTGAtgactttcttgtttttttCTGTTGACCATAACAGTTTCTTCAATTGAGTTTCTGCTTCTAATTGCTAATGTCCTCAGATTTTCAGAATGTAATGGTGGAATTCCAGGTTTGAGGAATAGTTTTGTCCAAAAAAAATAGGTTTGAGGAAtaaccttttcttttttgtACAAAAAATTACATTCTGATCatagtaaaaaattataaaaaagaaacaaattttCAGGCACGTCACCATGCGCGCCGTATGTAGGCCATGTCATGTCCGTTGGAAAAAAAGATTTGGGATCCATTCATCTGATGAATTAATTTTTGTATAGTCAGTACATCATTAATATATATGATTAACTATATCTTTTCCATAACAAATTttcttttgcttataaaaataacaaaatgttAAATAATAGAATCATGAGAAACAATTAGGGAATATTGGACGATTGTGATCATCTCAATCATAGtcatttccgttatggaattgtCTAACTTTGCCAAATGTTAAATAACAGCATCCTACGTGAATCGGTGTAATATCTTGTATTAAAAATTGCACCAATATGTTACTTGACATTTTATACCTTGTTTAACATTTGGGGCCGGTTTAAAAGTTGCACCAATATCCTGCGGACTATATACGCATTAATATATACGTGCATGTAAATTTCTATAATTTAAAACATCAAGATAATTCTATACAATTTCATCAAAGGCGCAGATTCGCTTCAACTTATGATCTATGTATGTAAATTCTAAGCATTACATAAACCAAAGGGTGCAATTATTGAAACCAAAGGATGCAATTATCGCAACATATATGCTTAGGTGACATGATCATCAAAACATATCCAGTTAATCATTAACTCGAATTACTTTGAAATTTAGTATCCAAATTCATATGTAACAAATTTTCACACGATAAAGTTGAGAGCGGTTGTTTCCATGGTCAAACCCTCAAAGGACACACACAATTATCATGAACAATCCAATAGTACTTAACAAATCAACTAGCCcgtcaaaaatatatatatatatatatatatcaactaAAGTGCATGTTGATATAGCATTCCACATTCCACAGATCATCTGAAGGTGTCCAGTACTATCCAAGACTTCAATAATATTCCCATCTCTAACTAGTGAGAGATGAAAGGAAATTAAACACACATCACAAAAATATGAAACATGAAATAAAGCACCTGTGCTAATTAAGTTGATTTAGGATGCAATATCATCAGCACAAAGTATAAGACACAGTTTCTAGTATTAAGATTTTTCTCTCCATGAAACACATGAAATAACAAAAGTTTTTGCATTTGTATTCATCTTACTTGTTATTCTCATCTGCAACAACAACCTGGGTGTTTGTTTGTCCCATCAAGCTGCTCATGGACCTTGCTTTCACCATTCCCagcttcattctcttctttgtcACTGCCACCGCCGCCTTCTTCTCACTCTTCCCAAGAGGATAATCAGCACCACCAGacttgtttttcctttcaagagaagaagaagaagacgaatTATCACCACCACAAGAAGACGGTTGAGGCAGCAAGTCTTGCACCTCCTTCTTCATAGAACGGTTTCTAACACTGGCCATGCTCCTCAGCCTCCCTTTCCCCAAGTGATGCTCACACAGCGAGTAACCCACCAGTGTCGGCTGACAGCACCGCCATCCTCTCCCGTTCACACGGCTGCACCGCGAACCTTCCATCACTGCACTCCCCCTCGCCCTCTTCTTACCATTACTCGCACTCACATCATCACCAACACGGTCCACATCATCACCATTCTGGGTAGCTGATGATGAACATTTCTTATTCATCTTCGTCTTCATCTTCTTATTATCATGACTAGCAGCAGTAGCATTATTATTCTCAAAGCTCCCTCTCCGTTTCTTGAGAGGAATAGATCTCTCTCCATCATACCATCTCCCATCTGCAAACACACACATAGTGATACACATTCAAAAAACTTTGAAGCTGTTCAATACATATGcatttattatatatatcttTGTTATTACCTTGAGTTGAAGGAGGACTTGGTGGTGGAAAGCTATCAACTTGCATCACTTCTGAGCCAAAGATGCATCCTTTCCTACAAACAAAACAAACCCAGAAAGACCCACAACCACATATTGATAGAATTTACAGTGTAGATGAGAATATAAATAAGAGGGGTGTAATATTTTGCAAAGAACAAAATGCAATGTAGCTGGGGACCATTAGATAGGTGCTTGCTAGCTATTTGTGCACCTCAAGTGCAAATATTGGTAGCTGGCCAATTTCTTAGAGAAAAGGAGCTTTGGTTCTACAAAGATCTCATATTTAAAACCCAACAGTATTTCCActccaatttttaaaaaataataataataatgtttttcttttttattaaaaacttGAAATCAAGTCATGGGTCTCCATGTTTTCACCTTTTTTTACTGGAAGATTTCATGAGAGAAAATGATGATTATTTTTCATAGTCAGTTTGGATTCTCACCTGGTATGATTACCCTTCTCTCCTGCTGAGTCTCCCTTTCCTAGTTGCCCTCTAACATCTTCCACCTCTTCCtgcaaaatcatgaaaaataattttatttttttcttgaaaaaaatCAGAAAGGAATTTGATACCAACCACTCGCCAGAGATTGGACAAAAGCAGTGCACTTGTTAAAAGCCCACATCATGAAATttctcaaaaacaaaacaacaattattttttagaaaaaataaataaaaataaacaatagcGTTTTTGGCTTACCAAAGGTTCTTGCTTGTTGCGCTGCTGCGGCCTGTGTGCCCCACCTTCACCGGAGGGATCATCGCAGCCGTTGCTCGGTAGGAGTGGATGATCAGACGGACGACAGCGATCTAAGCTCAACGGAGCTTCTTCAGCTTTTGGTGCGGCGTCGACGGCGAGTTGCACCAACGCCGGTGGTAACCGGTTGGTGAGGTGGGGAtctgagagagagaaagaggagaaaaGCGTCTGGCTTTTCCGGATCCTCATCGGTGCAAAACAGCCACAACAACAACCCAAGCTCACGAGATTCAGTCTGGTCAAGAAACTtcaacacacaaaaaaaaaaaaaccgatcTATAaaggaagaggaaaaaggatAAGACTAAGAAAAATGAATGCTCTCTTTGTTCTCTCTCACACAGACAAAATCAACAAACACTCACTCACACTATCCATTGTTTTGCTAGCTTCCATATATATTGCTgagtttttgtttgtttctctctctctaactttTATTTGTTGCACCACAGAAAGGAAGGGACTTGTATGGGTGAGAGGCGGCACGTGTGGCAGAGGGAGGCACGTGTGGTGGTGGCTACCGGGAGGGACGGTAGCCGGTGGAGGAGAGAGAAACTGAATGTGACAGCGTACGACGAGGTAAGGAGGGTGGAACAAAACGTTACAATACAAAAaatattcacattttttttattttttatgaaaaaaaatatgataagaGCAAGGAGTGGGTGGTGTTATCGTTTATACTTTTTAAGATGTGGATGGTGGGCCCTGCAACCCCACCCTTCTTCTTCCTTAATGCTTTCTTTGGTttgtaagagaaaaaaaaaatagatagaaGGATGTTAGAATGTGAATTTAAAGGTGGTTTGATATGATATATAAGTTGAATAAAGAGTTTTCATGGTTACTGGTAAAAAGATAGAAATTTTTTAGTGGGGGTGAAtttgacaaaaacaaaaaacagaaaATTAAATGTCTCACCACTTTCTTCTTAATTTGGAGAGACTTAAAAAGTTAGTTAAAGTTATGTATTCACTTCTATCTATCTCTCTCGCCCTCTCTACTACATGTATGTTAAAGTAAATCAGTTTGCTTCACTTGACTTGACTCTTCGGCAGGGCCGTGTAGGTCACAAGGCAAATGAGACATTTGCCTCAGGCATCAAACAAATAAAGATGTATATTAGAcccccaaaaaataaaaaattagtatcTATATAGTATATATATTATTGCAGACTAAAGAGAGGtaatgaaataataaaaaatcatgtCATATTAATTACACTAGAAGTGCAATTTTGACAATTATGAATAGTAGTAGTAATGATTTGTATTACCAAATTTACATTTTCTAAattgtttgtattttttatgaTTTATATATCTAtagttttataaaattaaaatatagatAGTTTTTATACTACTACTGAAAGAAgttttttaaagttttttttaaattatttaaattatatgtaAGGTCAATAATGTTCAAGATGGATTGAATGAGTTAGATATTTTATCTATTGAAAGTAAAATGATGATAAATGAAAACGATGATAAATGATTTCGCaactaaaaaaactaaaaaattgataatttatatgatatattatgTCTCTTCAAGattattgttaaaaaaaaattactttaacATTTTCGCATCAGGCCACAAAAAGTCTATACACGACCCTACTCTTCGGTCACTATGAGTTGTAAGAAAAGTGTGTTGAGTCAAGATAGCTAACTTTTCTGGCTTGAAATTATAGCTCGACCGACTCAATCCACCATAAGAGATGTGTGGGTTGCctcactttttattttaaaaaataaagatagacaattttaaaaaaaatcataaatattACTAGAAGGTTGTTTCCCTCCTCTCTTCTCTAACACTCTCTCCATCatctttttctcttctcaatTACCTCGATCTATCAAGCAAAGTGACATTAACCTTCACCTTCAacatatttatatttgaaaaataacaCTTTTAGAGTTCAAATTCACTTGATCATTCACATAGAGAAATAAAAGTGAGAGATATGATAGAATATATGTATATggtaaaaataagataaaagataaaatatgtGTGAATAAATCACAATCATTTATACTTTAAGTTACCTTCTTTTTACactttttcaaaatatttttattaaatttctaAACTGATCCCACTAAAATAAGAGCGAGACGAATACAATTTAATTAACTTCATatgaatttaataaataaaaaatctactAAAAAGAAGTGTTAAAGTGAATATTGATATGATGTGATGTCTTCCTCTATGCTAACCTTAAATTCTTGCAAGGAGATGGAATGGGGCAACGGTGGTCTTGGATTAGGAAGCCCCGAGCTCcttataaaattttatttattgtcTAGCCTATTTTCCATGGTTCCCTCCCTACGAATGCTTTGAGGAACTTCGTAATATGGCGAGTTCTCCTCCACGTAGCAAGTGACAATTCTTTACCACTTAAGGGCTTGCTTCTTTACATAGAGGATCTGGTTCATAGTTGGGTAGGTCGTCTAGCACCAACCATCTTTCATTGCCATGAATGAGGCTGAGTGGATCAGAAGT
This is a stretch of genomic DNA from Lotus japonicus ecotype B-129 chromosome 1, LjGifu_v1.2. It encodes these proteins:
- the LOC130730708 gene encoding uncharacterized protein LOC130730708, with product MRIRKSQTLFSSFSLSDPHLTNRLPPALVQLAVDAAPKAEEAPLSLDRCRPSDHPLLPSNGCDDPSGEGGAHRPQQRNKQEPLEEVEDVRGQLGKGDSAGEKGNHTRKGCIFGSEVMQVDSFPPPSPPSTQDGRWYDGERSIPLKKRRGSFENNNATAASHDNKKMKTKMNKKCSSSATQNGDDVDRVGDDVSASNGKKRARGSAVMEGSRCSRVNGRGWRCCQPTLVGYSLCEHHLGKGRLRSMASVRNRSMKKEVQDLLPQPSSCGGDNSSSSSSLERKNKSGGADYPLGKSEKKAAVAVTKKRMKLGMVKARSMSSLMGQTNTQVVVADENNK